The proteins below are encoded in one region of Sphingobacterium sp. R2:
- a CDS encoding HAD-IB family phosphatase, producing the protein MKNYYIIDFDSTFTQVEALDELARISLENHPDREAIYLEIERYTNLAMEGKLSFREALAGRVKLLNANKTHLDKLVSHLKKKVSTSFSRNREFFKKNADTAWIVSGGFKEFITPVVTPYHIKTENIYANTFRFDEKGNIIGFDEENPLSNEGGKVQLLRQLKIEGKLFGIGDGYSDFQLKESGLIEKFFAFTENIQRKSVTDKADFITPSFDEFLYVNDLPRAISYPKNRILCLIVGDVPEIAAHILKRDGFSIRIKDTIEEKYIKDVGMLLLGGNIDISDELLQQADKLKTIGYLGDIKGHINKEICNAKGIVVFDDKKNKKKNSEFIPRRMAEFINNGDTYLSRNFPNLILPKVKQVTRLLHIHKNVPGIMAQINKVYAQNNINIVAQFLMTKSDIGYAVTDIQGEYDKDLLKQLKQIENTIKFRILY; encoded by the coding sequence ATGAAAAACTACTACATCATTGATTTTGATAGTACATTTACGCAAGTAGAAGCGCTTGATGAACTTGCACGAATCTCTTTGGAAAATCATCCCGATCGCGAGGCTATCTACCTGGAAATCGAGCGGTATACCAATCTCGCGATGGAGGGTAAACTATCTTTTCGCGAAGCTTTGGCCGGCCGCGTAAAACTCTTAAATGCCAATAAAACTCATCTAGATAAACTTGTTTCACATCTTAAAAAGAAGGTATCAACTTCTTTTTCGCGAAATCGTGAATTCTTCAAAAAAAATGCTGATACCGCATGGATTGTTTCAGGTGGTTTTAAAGAGTTTATAACACCTGTCGTTACCCCTTACCATATAAAGACGGAAAATATCTATGCCAACACATTCAGATTCGATGAAAAAGGCAATATTATCGGTTTTGACGAAGAGAATCCACTATCAAATGAAGGTGGAAAAGTGCAATTATTGAGACAATTAAAAATTGAAGGAAAATTATTTGGCATAGGCGACGGATATTCCGACTTCCAATTAAAAGAGTCGGGGTTAATTGAAAAGTTTTTTGCATTCACTGAGAATATTCAACGTAAAAGCGTGACTGATAAAGCCGATTTCATTACACCAAGTTTTGACGAGTTCCTGTATGTCAATGATCTTCCCCGTGCAATATCCTATCCCAAGAATCGTATCCTATGTTTGATCGTGGGCGATGTACCAGAAATAGCAGCGCATATCTTGAAAAGAGATGGCTTTTCAATTCGGATAAAGGATACCATTGAAGAAAAGTATATCAAAGATGTCGGTATGCTACTATTGGGCGGCAATATTGACATCAGTGATGAGCTGCTTCAGCAGGCTGACAAATTAAAAACGATCGGGTATTTGGGCGATATCAAAGGTCACATCAATAAGGAGATCTGTAACGCCAAAGGTATTGTCGTTTTCGACGACAAGAAAAATAAAAAGAAGAATTCAGAGTTTATTCCTCGTCGAATGGCTGAATTTATTAATAATGGCGACACGTACCTTAGCCGTAATTTTCCGAATCTGATTCTACCCAAAGTGAAACAGGTAACCAGATTGCTCCATATCCATAAAAACGTTCCTGGAATCATGGCACAAATCAACAAGGTATATGCTCAAAACAACATCAATATTGTTGCCCAATTTTTAATGACCAAAAGTGACATCGGATATGCGGTAACAGATATACAAGGAGAATACGATAAAGATCTTTTGAAACAACTCAAACAGATCGAGAATACAATAAAATTTAGAATCTTATATTAA